AAAAGCCACTTTATAAAAGTGTCTGATATCTTCAGAAGACCTTCACTGCTTAAGCTCTCCATTAGACTGTGTCTTctgacagaaaactgaagtttgtaaactgctcactctccaacCAAAGTCTGTAGAGAAAGTCAACatctgctgccttgtttgtttAAGTTTGTAGAAGTTTGAagttgatggaggcagcagtgcatcaacaactcctgtgttctGTGATGTAAATTCTGTAGGAGAGTGATCAATTTATAAAGTGATGAAAACGCCaggttcctgttggaaaaggatgtttaacagtgagagaaGTGACAAACATACTGAGAATCAGGCTGGttcacacagtgcagtcagcaTTAGGTGTTAGTACCAATGCaaccacatttcacaaaacctgaactatccctttaaaaacatttgattaaAGCATTGACTCACTAATGACTGCAGGAGGCGGAGCTTGCTGGTGAACCAGTGTAGTAGCATCCGACGGGCTGTGGCTGCACCGAGCTGAAgttttcccttcttcttctcatccTTTTCTGCTGGAACTCATCTGCATATTTTTCACCGTCGACGACTCGGATCTTGAAGACATGAAGGAGATTGATCACTATTTCTCCTCTAATATCAGACAAAAACTCATGATGAACGATCAGAAAGAAGACCTACATGCAGGACAGGAGGTCGCCCAGAGAGAtgaacttcctcttcttcttcctgctctCCATCCCTCTGTGAACTGTTCTGGAATCAGACTGTGGACATTTTAGTGTTACGATTCTTttaggacaaacacacagactcaaaACAATATGCAATATATGCAGCAATGTTTGGGTCAGTACCTCGGGTGTCCAGAGGGTGGTGCTGCAGCTGTTGTCTCATCTCTGATCCTGAGTCTGCATCATTGTTCTCAtctgaaaatacaacacaactgaaggtaaaaaaaatcacatatggcagtaataattaaatatcaacagttgaaaatgataaatgaaatgattagttaataaaacaggaaacctgATTTTTCAGTCTGAACTGAAGTTGAACTGAGCATCTTCACCTCTTGAAATAAAAGGAAACATACTTACTTTTTGTCTCTGAAGAATTACTTGTTACCTTTGTCACCTCTTCTCTCTCATCTCCCTTTTTCATCTTACCTCCTCCCTCTCATCTACAGACACACAGGTCAGCTCCAAGAAAGAAAGGTGCAAAAAGCACCAGTGCAAGATGCACCAAACTACTGACCTGTGCATCACaaccaaaacaatatttacaaatacCCAAAGTTTATAGTCTACAAATATAGAATGTTCTCCTCCAAGCCTCTGCTGATCGAGATCCCGGTGCAAGACGCTACCTGGGACACTGCTAGCCCTGCCAGACGCTAAGGCTTCAGCAGTGAGGAGTAAAACCGTTGCCGCTGTTCTCTTCTCCATAAACAGATACACAGGTCAGCTccaagaaataaagaaaagtgcAAAAAGCACCAGTGCAAGATGCActaaaaacactgacctgtgCATCACAACCAGAAAgatatttacacatatacaaAGTTTATAGTCTGCAAATGTTCTCCTCCAAGCCTTTGTTCAACAGAAGTCCCGGTGCAAGTCGCGACCTGGGACACTGCTAGCCCTGCCAGACGCTAAGGCTTTAGCTTGGAGGAGTAAAATGTTCAACAAATGCAGCAACAAGGTAAAGTGTGTGGAGCATGCAGGTCCTGTTAGGGACCATCCAATCACACACGCAAGCATCTCTGTGTAGACTGAACGCTGCTCTCTACCTCACGATGTGACCTCGTCCTCCGAGCCTCTGCGTAGTTTGCAGACTTTGCTGTAAACTTGCACAGAACGGACACGATCATGTGTCCGTTTGCACCGTAGTCACTCACTCTCCAGAGGTTTCTCCTCTCAGAGCCGTCAGAGAGGAAGACGGGAGAGATGACTCTGGTCACAGGCTTCCCGTCCACCACCAGGTGTTGGACACGGTTCCTGCGTTCCACCCTCAGCCATCCCTGCTGCAACCACCTAGGAATGACTGGAGTGAAGATGGCGGACAGTGTAATGCTCTCCACGTCCTCCTCTATGACAAAAGAGCTCCTCTGAGCTGTGTGGGAAACTCCAGCATAAGGAATAATGGGGTATTCCTTGGAGCCTGTGCAGAGGTTGTGATACAGGCTCAGGATGGAGTCTTTCAAGGAGAGGAGGCTAGTGCGACTCAGAGGACCCATCATTTTGTTGGTGACGGAGAGTTTCAGGATTCTTCTCGTCACAGGTAAATCAgcagctgaaagagaagaaaaagacaaggtAAACATTAGCCACATTAGTCAGGGTGACGTGATGAGACTCATCACAGCCTGGAATCATAAATCACAGTTACGCTTTTGatgaaaaatacataaaaacttTAAGCAGGATGTACATTATGTTTCaggttatttgtgttgtttttatactttctacagtatattattgttttagtgtATGTTTTACTGTTAGTTCTTAGGTCTACTAGGTCTCatggttttatattttatttgttttatttatctctgacgtacagcactttgtttcagctgttgttgtttttaaagtagtTTATAAATACATCGTTGTAGCTCAAGATGAACAGTTCtcaaaaaattgaaaaaaaagatcaaaaaaaTCTACAAACATGTTCAACACGACATAAAACCACTTTGAATCTCATCAGTTTCTGTTTGAATCGCTGaactattttaataaatgattaaatacaaacatcattaattaaaacctaaaaacaaGGTATGTGttatcagcttcttaaatgtgaatatgtacaaTTGGGAAGCAGGTAAacaaggttgtgtgtgtgtgtgtgtgtgtgtgtggttttcaccTGTGACTGTGACCTGACAACACTGACGTCACAGTGCCTACAGCGCGCGCCGCGCAGTCAAATAAAGCGTTGTTGTTTAAAATTCAACGGTCGCCATCGTTGTCTTACAGTTTTAACACAAAAACTCAAATGTTATCAACCACTGCTGAATAAACATCATTGATTGATACATGATAAAATCAACTAAGCTAACTTTACAACAATATAACACGTTGAATGCGTGCGTGgtggtttttttaaacttaaacacTCAGAGAGCAAAAACCTGTGCTAAAGCTAATTAGCTTCCCCACACTATTAATAAACTGCTATCTAAGTGTTTTTTCACCAATAAAATCTCATAATTTCTTCATTGGACTATAACACATTAGCATAAAGCTTAAGCTAAATTTGTTCTTTACCAACAACATCTCATAATTTCTTCATCGGACTAAAACACATTAGCATAAAGCTTAAGCTAAATTTGTTCTTTACATTTTGAGTTAaactgctcacacacagacagataaacCAGGTCCAATACATAACTGACGGAGGTGCTAACACAAacattatcatacatatcatataattcttatttttgttcatatatTATATGTCATATATATACTATTaacggttttttttttttgcggcaGAGCAAAGATGTGCTTACCATAACGGTCATCCAGCACTTCGGAGATGCCGAGGATCAGCGTGTGTTTCTCCAGGTTAATCCAAAAAGGAGCCATGGCTCCTGTGCCGAAGCTGCTCTCTCCACCAATAAAAGGTAAATAGTCTGTATCTATaaagcgcttttctagtcttgatgtccactcaaagctgctttatactCGAATAGTATGCGCCTGCAATGCCAAAGACAGTTGATGCACCAGTAGTTTCCACCACAGATTCGTCCAACTGTTCACTTCACCTGATCTCAGTCACTCTTATACACTTTTACTACGTCATTGCGGATCACTATGACAACCTGAGGTGTTGTGATAGAAAATGATTCGATTCATAATTTAATccaattcattttttattattattatgatgaatgatgatgtaataatgataataatgttgttattattattattattataataataaatgttttatttattttattttttattttattttaagattgAGTCAGTTTATCAGAGGCACAGTGTCAGCCATTATTAAACTCAATTCTACATTTAAattctgttctttttcttctaaAGTCAACTCCATGAgcaccattttatttatttattcgtttATTTATCATCATATGACAAAACCTTTGCATAAAACCAtacaatgaaaataatagttaggTGCGTACTATTATCAATGATTCAAGTAGGTTTCAAGATGGGGTGATTGccttgtttggttttgttttagaATTCATGGTTgttcatttagtgcacatttgcagtcattaaactggtttactgaCTGGTTTGAATCCAAGTCCAGTATCACTACGCTTTCTAATACTAATACTAGGCCACTTTTGTGACTGTACTGCGACCTAACTTTTATCTTATTCTATAGACCTCCTGGAGTCTGCAAcaaagatttaatttaatttcattattaataatattcaaACACCGGATACTCTGAGATGGTGGGAGGGGTCCCAACCAGATCAAATTCAGCTTTGGGCCCCATATAGGCTTGGGTCGGCCCTAACCAGTTGCCAATGTCACATCTTACCACCTTTGTCTCCTTCAACATGAGGGGGATTCATAAGTCGACAAGAGTGCAAATATTCATTGAGAGAGAACCAAGGCAGTGTTAGATAAATCCTAATAATAACCATTAACATGGTTATTATTAGGATTTATTGATCACCTTAGGGGAGATTCAGACGTTACAGAGtaagtaaaaactaaaaatcaaGGAGTGTTTTAAACAATTAGGACTATAAAAAGAACAATTAGGAGAAAATTTAATTTTGCATtcacacaaaacatgacataatgtagcaaaacaaaaaacatatgaaGCTATTATTTTACAAAACTGCTCCTACATGAGGATAAATACTGAGTCCAGTGGTAGTGAATTCAGATTTTATAAATTCTACGTTTTACCTTACAACTGTTTACCTTTAAGAAcaaagagtgtttttgtttcaagtAATCCAAAACCTGTATATTATCTGTACAACGACCCAACTGTGCATTGAACTAATCTACACtatttacatataaacaaacaatatcTCAACTTTATTTTAATGAGCAATAATTGCTTTTAAACAAACCTTAAGTACGTCCTTGAATGGGCTACATTTGCAAAATATAGTGACAAATCTATAATCTGatatcaggattttttttttctaatacaaACAGAAATTGGTCACAGATGATatcactaaaaaaacaaaacacaaacatagacATTTAAAAGGTTTGCTATGGTACAATATTCACATGGTTATAGTtggtataaaaacaaaaaaaagattttatttttatgatttgaaAAAGGTGTTGGCCTCTTCAGTCAGACGATCGTGATTTCACAGTCTATTattgacaaacacattttcaaaagaaTATAAATTATACAGCAACTATATACACTGAATTTGTATAATGTATACAAAGAAATGCATTATGCAGGCACATTCAAAAATCCTtgcaataatgaaaatgtgtttgtcagaaTAACAAATTCAGCTTTAATTCACTgtagcaaaaataataaaaactgccTTTTAGTCATGAATAAACCTTTATAGAGACGACTTTACAACCAAACCCTGGGcaggttctctctctctctccacctctgtgTGACTTTTAATCGTCTTCCACTTCAGTAAAAATATCACTGAGGAAGTACTGAGACACATTGGTGGGCTCCTCCTCCGACTCGCTCTCTGGACTCTGCTGAGGAGCTGAAACCTGgaacaaagaacaacaaagaacaacaaagcATCAGCTGCGATTAACTCCttttgagtgaatgaatgaagatgaCTCACGTGCAGCCTGTGTGCCATCCTTACCTCTGTACAAGAAGTGCTAGGGATGGGGTCTGACCGGAGTTGACTGTGATCAGTGCTCCGCTGAATAACATCCACCTCTAAAGCTGCTGAAGTGGTAGACGCTGAGGGGATTTCCTCTGGCTGTTGTGACGAAGCGGCTGTGGGAGCGACATGGAGGGACGCTGAAGCTGCAGGTGATGGCTGCGAGTATTTCCTCCTTGTTTGCGGAGTTTTGACTTTAGAGTCCTTGGAAGCTGCTTTGCCAGAGGAAGGATTACTTGAAGCAGTATTACTGTTCGTGTGAGAGATAAAACAAAGGAATTTGGTCATGTTGTCAAAGGTAAAAATATCATTTgttaattattacattatataatTCCTCACCTGTTCCCTTTCCTCGTTGCAGCCTTTGGAGTTTGCGTTTTTGCTCCTGTGTGGTGGCCGTCTTCAGGACCCTTTGCACCTGCTGGAGTCtccttttcagtgttttcaggttCATTACTTCTTTTCTGTGGTTCACTGAGGAGGTCACTGCCTGCAGAACCTTCAGGTTGCATGGAAGGTCCAGGAAGTTCAGAGTCCTTGTTGGTGTTTTCAGACTTGCTGGCACGCGTCTTCCTCATAGTATGAGGTTTAACCTGGAGCTTGGCTGGTTTTGAAAGGAGACGCATGCATGATAAAAAAGTTTGCCAACAGTGTATGTGATTACagtgtttatatgtttatattttgcACACCTCTTCTTCCAGTTCCTGTTAATCTCTGCTTTGTAGGGGGACTTCCAGTAGTCTTATTGTCATCTACAGTTTCTTGTAATTTTGAGGGCTGCACTGTTGTATTCTCTGttccacaaaacaaatcaacattAACTGTTATCCTGAGACACCGGTCTTTAGCTTAAAAAATGACAATGTATGTTCTTTACCCAGTGGATCCACTTGATTCTCAATGATCAGATCCTGTTgtggacagaaaaagaaatgagacaAATGCAGATATTTTGCAAGCAAAAGTAGTTCTTTGCAACTTACAGTACTGTCAGCTGGGTCCGACCAAGCATCTTTTACACTGAAAAAGCCCACATCACACATCTCTTCTGTGGACGGTGACACAGGGTCATGAATGATAGGTTCTTCTCCTGCTGGTGCCAAACTCTCTCCAGATAAACTGCTGTGGAAGAAAAAGATGCTTAAGAAACCACACTGAACAAAATGGTCTCCATGACCAGAGGAAGGCACAAACCTCTGTTGCTGTATCGATGTCTCTCCAACCAAAGGGAGAGGCTCTGCTGCAGTTTCCACCAACTCCCCCGATGAGCCGACTGGGATCTCGGTGAGTGAGAGGATGAAAAACGGCTCATCTTTATCCGAAGGCACCTGCTCTGACGTCACTGAGGACGGATGAGAGAGGTTTTCACACAAAAGCACCAGTGTTTATGCCGCGTACAATTCACAGCACAAATATCGGGAGGTGAGTGGAACGTCTATGTTCTACTTACTGTGTGGAAAAAGCGTGAGACACGGATGACTTTGGGTCTCCCCCTCTGTCGTTAATATTGGTGTATTCTATGATTAAAGTAATCAGAGGATATGGATTAGAGGTCACACAATATTGTTCACAGTTGTGTTTATCAATGCAACGACAAATTCAGATTGTTTCAAGAACCCCGACTTCCCTCATGACACTAAACTGCAAGGATCCATTCACATGTTTTCTCCGGGTACTatgtttccttccacagtccaaaaaacatgtagAGGTTATTTGGacactgtaggtgtgagtgagagagtgcaTGGTTGTTCGTTTCTGTGTGGTGGCCAATGTaggctgggattggctccagcccacccaggaccctcatgtggaggataaagcggtaaacaatgagtgagtgagggagggagggtagGGAGCCTGAGAAGTGGCATATGTGGAAAAAATATCACTTTGCTTTAATTATGCATCGGAATGAGATGCATAACTTGTGGACACTCATTGTGTGTGAGGCAGTTGTTTTGTACTAAATGAGCTGGACGAACAATACAGAGCAGCTGGCTCCATATTTATATGGAAAATATGGAAACGCTTAAGAAGCATTTCAATACACAAAGACGATGTTAACATAAATGATGCCCCTTACATATTAATTAATGCCTTACCTGAGAGGAAGTGTCCAGTACTTGTGTCAAACATCCCAAAGGAGATGCAGCATCATTTGGAGAGGGTTGATCAATAATTTGTGTCAAGCACCCCAGCAAAGACTCTGTGTTACTAGGAGGACACTctggtttactgtgtgtttcaaTAGCCCCCTCGACTGGTTCTGGATTGTCAGGTTGTAATTTTGACACAGGGTCATGGGAAACAGAAGCATCCCTGTCTTCAGAATctgataaagaagaaaaacattggTAGTGGGAATCCCAAAAATCTGCTATGCATTTATATGGATAACACAACTTTAATATTCGGGTGTCAAACCTGCTTCTGCTTGAGTGGAATTCTGGACTTGGGGTTGCAGAGGACGACTTCCACGGCCCAACTTGGGTTTAGGTTTAATGAGCCTGCCTCTCCGAGTTTGCATGGCTTCTTTTGAAGACTTGGAGGAATCCGACAGAGCTGAGTGTGTGGGGTCAGTGCTTTAAGTCgggaaaataaagttacaaGAGGGTTGTCAATTTCTTATATCATatgaaattgtaaataaaaactactactaaaaataATCTTACCTTTGGGCAGATTGAAATTTGTCATTTGAGGTTTGTTCAGTGTTACTAGTTTCTGAAGAAAGCTGCGTTTCATCTCGACTTCTCACATCTGCATCACTTTGCACACATGAATGAGGGCTGCTTTCTCTTGTATCTGGTATGGAGGTGACAGAAGGTGCCAGAAGCAAATCTGTTCTTGATACTGTGTGACCATCTCCTGAAGCTGCAGTTGAATAATCCACTGGTTGGGTATTTGACAACAAGGATTGATTCTCAGTTTCCCCAGATGTTGCCATGGAAATAACATGAGCGGACATGCTCTCATCATGTGTGCTGGCAAGTCTCTTTTCAGACTCATCAAGTGCAGATTGTGTTGAGCCGAGTTCAGTATTTAATGTACAGTGTGAAGATGTCAAGTGCACATTATTGTCTGTAGGATTCAATTCTGCTTGTGAATTTTCCACAGGTTGTTTTTCTAAGGTTACATTTGAAGAACTGATACTCTTTGTCTCTGGCTTTGTCCATGTAGGTCTGGTGGATGACCCAACATTGGGTTTGACCTTGGGAAGGTGTCTTCTTCTTTGAGGTGCTTTTGTTTCTGAACTGTCTGAGCTGCTGGTAAGTGCAAGCTCTGTCTTTTG
This Solea solea chromosome 19, fSolSol10.1, whole genome shotgun sequence DNA region includes the following protein-coding sequences:
- the LOC131445891 gene encoding uncharacterized protein LOC131445891, whose amino-acid sequence is MAPFWINLEKHTLILGISEVLDDRYAADLPVTRRILKLSVTNKMMGPLSRTSLLSLKDSILSLYHNLCTGSKEYPIIPYAGVSHTAQRSSFVIEEDVESITLSAIFTPVIPRWLQQGWLRVERRNRVQHLVVDGKPVTRVISPVFLSDGSERRNLWRVSDYGANGHMIVSVLCKFTAKSANYAEARRTRSHREMRTMMQTQDQR